A genomic segment from Roseibium algicola encodes:
- the lpxD gene encoding UDP-3-O-(3-hydroxymyristoyl)glucosamine N-acyltransferase, producing MSEPKFFESPAPVSLSDIATWAEAEIARGEPTLEITGVAPLEDATTGALVFFDNTAYLKQLDGTTAAACLVNRKHKDKVPEGVAVLVCTDAYRSWAKVLAKLYPAAMVPVEPGAAVISERAVIDPAASLEDNVTVEPGVVIGAGAEIGAGTVIRANAVIGQGVKIGRDCVIGSNCTVQHTVLGNRVYMHPGVCCGQDGFGYAMGPMGHLKVPQVGRVIIQDDVEIGANTTIDRGANRDTIIGEGTKIDNQVQIGHNVVVGRHCVIVSQVGLSGSCTLEDFVAIGGQTGVRGHVTIGMGSQVAAVSVVNDDLPAGGRYGGTPAKPVKQWFREVAAVRKLAERGGGS from the coding sequence ATGTCCGAGCCAAAATTTTTTGAGTCTCCGGCTCCGGTCTCTCTTTCAGACATCGCAACGTGGGCGGAAGCTGAGATCGCTCGCGGGGAACCTACACTGGAAATAACAGGTGTAGCGCCATTGGAAGATGCTACAACCGGTGCTCTGGTGTTCTTCGACAACACCGCTTACCTGAAGCAACTGGATGGGACCACGGCAGCTGCATGCCTGGTCAACCGGAAACACAAGGACAAGGTGCCGGAGGGTGTTGCTGTTCTTGTATGTACAGATGCCTATCGCTCCTGGGCGAAGGTTCTCGCCAAACTTTATCCTGCAGCCATGGTTCCGGTAGAACCTGGCGCCGCAGTCATTTCAGAACGGGCTGTAATCGATCCGGCTGCGTCGCTGGAAGACAATGTCACGGTCGAACCTGGTGTCGTGATCGGTGCGGGGGCAGAGATCGGTGCGGGCACTGTGATCCGGGCCAACGCTGTCATCGGACAGGGTGTCAAGATTGGCCGGGACTGTGTGATTGGTTCGAATTGCACGGTTCAGCACACCGTGCTTGGCAACCGCGTATATATGCATCCTGGCGTTTGCTGCGGCCAGGATGGCTTTGGCTATGCGATGGGGCCGATGGGTCATCTCAAGGTGCCCCAGGTTGGCCGCGTGATTATTCAGGACGACGTTGAAATCGGCGCCAACACGACCATCGATCGTGGCGCAAACCGGGATACCATCATCGGCGAAGGCACGAAGATCGATAACCAGGTTCAGATTGGCCACAATGTCGTGGTCGGACGTCACTGCGTGATCGTTTCTCAGGTCGGTCTTTCCGGAAGCTGCACGCTCGAGGACTTCGTCGCCATTGGCGGGCAAACCGGTGTGCGTGGTCACGTAACGATCGGCATGGGGTCGCAGGTGGCCGCGGTAAGCGTAGTCAACGATGATTTGCCTGCCGGGGGACGCTACGGCGGCACGCCCGCAAAGCCGGTCAAACAGTGGTTCCGTGAAGTCGCTGCCGTCAGAAAGCTTGCAGAGCGTGGCGGCGGATCGTAA
- the gltX gene encoding glutamate--tRNA ligase, whose translation MAQNIVTRFAPSPTGFLHIGGARTALFNWLFARHHGGKMLLRIEDTDRARSTQEAVDALIDGLSWLGLDWDGDPISQFSRVERHKEVVEEMLANGTAYRCYCTPEELDAMREKARAEGKPPRYDGTWRERDASEAPAGVDPVIRIKAPQEGETVVDDLVQGRVVIPNKDLDDFVLMRSDGTPTYMHAVVVDDHDMGITHIIRGVDHLTNAARQTLIFKALGWDVPAMAHIPLIHGPDGAKLSKRHGATGAEAYREMGYLPQAMRNYLARLGWSHGDEEIISLEDMIKWFGFDAVGQSAARFDFKKLENLNGHYMRATDDGELLGHWKVYLAHAEGGDQILAWLADGDNENTALAALPGLKERAKTLVELTESASYLWRQRPLDTDEKAQKILDDDARAILKDLHEVLSSVSDWSEDPLETAVKAYAEDKELKLGKVAQPLRAALTGRGTSPGIYDVLIALGREESLARIQDQAA comes from the coding sequence ATGGCACAGAACATCGTCACGCGCTTCGCCCCGTCCCCAACCGGGTTCCTGCATATCGGCGGCGCCCGCACCGCACTCTTCAACTGGCTCTTCGCGCGTCATCACGGCGGCAAGATGCTGCTGCGGATCGAAGATACGGACCGGGCTCGCTCTACGCAGGAAGCGGTGGACGCATTGATTGACGGCCTGTCCTGGCTTGGGCTCGATTGGGACGGAGACCCGATCTCCCAGTTTTCCCGTGTTGAGCGGCACAAGGAAGTGGTCGAGGAAATGCTGGCCAACGGCACGGCCTATCGCTGCTACTGCACCCCGGAAGAGCTTGACGCCATGCGCGAGAAAGCCCGCGCCGAGGGCAAGCCACCCCGATATGACGGGACATGGCGCGAGCGAGACGCCTCCGAAGCCCCGGCCGGCGTTGACCCAGTCATCCGCATCAAGGCTCCTCAGGAAGGCGAGACGGTGGTCGACGATCTCGTACAGGGTCGCGTCGTGATCCCGAACAAGGACCTTGATGACTTCGTACTGATGCGCTCCGACGGGACGCCGACTTATATGCACGCTGTTGTGGTGGACGATCACGACATGGGCATCACACACATCATCCGCGGCGTCGATCACTTGACGAATGCGGCCCGCCAGACGCTCATCTTCAAGGCTCTGGGATGGGATGTGCCGGCAATGGCGCATATTCCGCTCATTCACGGGCCGGACGGCGCAAAACTTTCCAAACGTCACGGTGCGACCGGGGCCGAAGCCTATCGCGAGATGGGCTATCTGCCGCAGGCCATGCGGAATTATCTGGCACGTCTCGGCTGGAGCCATGGTGACGAGGAGATCATTTCGCTCGAAGACATGATCAAGTGGTTCGGTTTCGACGCTGTCGGTCAGTCGGCTGCGCGTTTCGATTTCAAGAAACTTGAGAACCTCAACGGTCATTACATGCGCGCGACCGATGACGGCGAATTGCTGGGCCATTGGAAGGTCTATCTCGCACATGCCGAAGGCGGCGACCAGATTCTCGCCTGGCTTGCCGATGGTGACAACGAGAACACCGCACTTGCAGCACTTCCCGGACTGAAGGAACGGGCCAAGACCCTGGTCGAACTGACGGAAAGCGCCTCCTATCTGTGGCGTCAGCGCCCGCTCGACACCGACGAAAAGGCCCAGAAGATCCTGGACGACGACGCCCGGGCGATCCTGAAGGATCTTCACGAAGTTCTTTCCAGCGTTTCTGACTGGAGCGAGGACCCGCTGGAAACTGCTGTAAAGGCCTACGCGGAAGACAAGGAATTGAAACTGGGCAAGGTGGCGCAGCCGCTACGGGCCGCGCTGACGGGCCGAGGCACGTCACCCGGCATTTATGACGTCCTGATCGCTCTTGGCCGGGAAGAATCCCTTGCCAGAATTCAGGATCAGGCAGCCTGA
- a CDS encoding aminotransferase class I/II-fold pyridoxal phosphate-dependent enzyme: MNPFCPASNRLKHPRTAAPFRLDHLLKERQDLFRWPKTFEADIHAITAQIGEAASASVLAGIETDLQEKAERAARTALGLSDGVSAVFGHSIIQLLEQVLITRSENHPVSTLNRDFFLFDKTLMKLGIAQEKFPTLDELIRKSPSHHTVLLSAPNNPTTQDLSPCELESLVSAREGLVLLDEAYVLFSKAPEHRLAFLKKHRNLVLLRGTSKSGLVGIGLGYMLCCETTAVEFLQSRVSSMISAIQAAMAIRLFGKYDELRRMAARLAGMRDDTGRRIAQETRWHPVSGSCDFLLIRTGRSDCSEIVRTMNDSGIPALAYQRLPGYEDVVKLFPAAFERGDDIVRVLSS, from the coding sequence ATGAACCCGTTTTGCCCAGCCAGTAACCGTCTCAAACACCCGAGAACTGCTGCTCCCTTCAGGCTGGATCATCTTCTGAAGGAGCGCCAGGACCTTTTCAGGTGGCCCAAAACCTTCGAAGCTGACATTCATGCAATAACGGCCCAGATTGGCGAAGCTGCCAGCGCGAGCGTACTGGCCGGGATTGAAACGGACCTTCAGGAAAAAGCCGAGAGAGCAGCGCGCACTGCCTTGGGACTTTCGGATGGTGTCTCGGCTGTCTTCGGCCACAGTATTATCCAGCTCCTGGAGCAGGTTCTCATCACCCGATCCGAGAACCATCCAGTGTCGACCTTGAACAGGGATTTCTTCTTGTTCGACAAGACCTTGATGAAACTCGGTATCGCACAGGAGAAGTTCCCGACACTGGACGAGCTGATCAGGAAATCTCCTTCGCATCACACTGTCCTGCTAAGTGCCCCAAACAATCCGACCACGCAGGATCTTTCACCCTGTGAACTGGAGAGCCTGGTGAGTGCCAGAGAAGGACTGGTGCTCCTGGACGAGGCTTACGTGCTTTTCTCAAAAGCCCCAGAACACCGCCTCGCCTTTTTGAAGAAGCATCGCAACCTGGTTCTTTTGCGCGGCACCTCAAAGAGCGGTCTCGTGGGCATAGGGCTTGGCTACATGCTTTGTTGCGAGACAACTGCCGTGGAGTTCCTCCAGTCTCGCGTGAGCAGTATGATAAGTGCCATTCAAGCCGCCATGGCGATACGCTTGTTCGGCAAATACGATGAGCTCCGGCGCATGGCAGCCCGTCTCGCAGGCATGCGCGACGACACTGGACGCAGGATCGCGCAGGAGACCCGATGGCATCCGGTTTCTGGCAGTTGTGACTTTCTTCTGATACGCACCGGACGCAGCGATTGCAGCGAAATCGTCCGCACGATGAATGACAGTGGAATACCCGCACTCGCCTATCAACGGCTGCCCGGCTATGAAGACGTGGTGAAACTGTTCCCCGCCGCTTTTGAGCGAGGCGACGACATCGTCAGGGTTCTGTCTTCATAG
- the lpxB gene encoding lipid-A-disaccharide synthase, producing MPTICLVAGEESGDQLGSELMKALNERLGVGVRYCGVGGERMMSLGLKSFFDMSDVSVMGLTAVLARLPLIIRRVYQTVDAVVAANPDILVIVDSPDFTHNVAKRVRKRAPHIPIVGYVSPSVWAWRPGRARKMSVYVDDLLALLPFEPDVHRKLGGPRTHYVGHPLSEIASELRPSVGERAPVEAEEKILLVLPGSRRSEIDRLLGDFAKTVAIVKEKLPGLKVILPAVAHLEDKIRQDTDHWPVPVEIVTGLDAKRAAFRKAHAALAASGTVSLELALSGVPMVVAYKVDWFFRRMKELNRVFKFSSVDSFVLPNIILGTKAIPEFLDEEVQPKVLANHLVELLNSGPERQKQIEHLQKLDDVMRLPDGHSQRGAAADVVLAAMKTEP from the coding sequence ATGCCCACGATTTGCCTGGTTGCAGGCGAAGAATCTGGTGACCAGCTCGGGTCGGAATTGATGAAGGCGCTCAACGAACGTTTGGGCGTAGGTGTTCGTTACTGCGGTGTCGGCGGCGAACGGATGATGTCTCTGGGCCTCAAAAGCTTCTTTGACATGTCTGATGTTTCCGTCATGGGATTGACGGCAGTCCTCGCCAGATTGCCGTTGATCATCAGGCGGGTCTACCAGACCGTGGATGCCGTGGTTGCGGCCAATCCGGATATTCTGGTTATCGTTGACAGTCCGGACTTCACGCATAACGTTGCCAAGCGCGTGCGCAAGCGCGCGCCGCACATACCCATCGTCGGTTATGTTTCACCTTCTGTCTGGGCTTGGCGTCCAGGCCGGGCCCGCAAGATGAGCGTCTACGTCGACGACCTTCTGGCCTTGTTGCCGTTTGAACCTGATGTGCACCGCAAGCTCGGTGGCCCGCGCACCCATTACGTTGGCCATCCCTTGAGTGAAATCGCATCCGAACTGCGCCCCTCGGTTGGCGAAAGAGCGCCTGTAGAGGCAGAAGAGAAGATCCTGCTTGTGCTGCCGGGGAGCCGGCGAAGCGAAATTGACAGGTTGCTAGGCGACTTCGCTAAGACTGTTGCCATCGTCAAAGAAAAGTTGCCCGGGCTCAAGGTTATTCTGCCGGCAGTCGCGCACCTTGAAGACAAGATCCGGCAGGATACGGACCATTGGCCTGTTCCGGTCGAGATTGTGACCGGCCTGGACGCCAAGCGGGCGGCCTTCCGAAAGGCGCACGCAGCCTTGGCCGCGTCCGGCACTGTTTCACTTGAGTTGGCTCTATCAGGCGTTCCGATGGTCGTTGCCTACAAGGTCGACTGGTTTTTCAGACGGATGAAGGAACTCAACCGGGTCTTCAAATTCTCGAGCGTTGATTCTTTTGTCCTGCCAAATATCATCCTGGGAACAAAAGCCATCCCGGAGTTCCTTGATGAGGAAGTGCAGCCAAAGGTGCTGGCGAACCATCTCGTTGAGCTTCTGAACAGCGGTCCTGAACGCCAGAAACAGATCGAGCATCTGCAAAAGCTTGATGATGTCATGCGATTGCCGGACGGGCATAGCCAGCGCGGGGCTGCGGCCGATGTCGTGCTTGCTGCTATGAAGACAGAACCCTGA
- the gltA gene encoding citrate synthase gives MADNNAKLNVGGNDHAFDVLDGSIGPSVVNISSLYKDTGMFTYDPGFTSTASCESKITYIDGDEGTLLYRGYPIEQLADHGDFLESCYLLLYGELPTKTQKDDFVNRVTYHTMIHEQMNRFFSGFRRDAHPMAVMVGTVGALSAFYHDSTDITDPHQRMVASLRMIAKMPTIAAMAYKYHVGQPFVYPRNDLSYAANFLHMCFAVPCEEYKVNPVLARAMDRIFILHADHEQNASTSTVRLAGSSGANPFACIAAGIACLWGPAHGGANEAALNMLSEIGSVDRIPEYVARAKDKNDPFRLMGFGHRVYKNYDPRARIMQKTTHEVLGELGIKDDPLLDVAMELEKIALNDEYFVEKKLYPNIDFYSGITLRALGFPTTMFTVLFALARTVGWIAQWKEMVEDPSQRIGRPRQLYTGEKLRDYTPIDQRR, from the coding sequence ATGGCCGACAACAACGCCAAGCTCAATGTCGGTGGTAACGACCACGCATTCGACGTTCTTGACGGATCCATCGGACCGTCGGTTGTGAACATCTCGTCCTTGTACAAGGACACGGGCATGTTCACCTACGACCCGGGCTTCACCTCCACCGCCTCCTGCGAGTCCAAGATCACCTATATTGATGGTGACGAAGGCACCCTGCTCTACCGCGGGTACCCGATCGAGCAGCTCGCCGACCACGGCGACTTCCTGGAGTCCTGCTATCTTCTGCTCTACGGCGAACTGCCGACGAAGACCCAGAAGGACGACTTCGTCAATCGTGTGACCTACCACACAATGATCCACGAACAGATGAACCGGTTCTTCTCCGGCTTCCGTCGCGACGCCCACCCGATGGCAGTCATGGTCGGCACGGTTGGGGCGCTGTCCGCCTTCTATCACGACTCGACCGACATCACTGATCCGCACCAGCGCATGGTTGCCTCCCTGCGCATGATCGCGAAGATGCCGACCATCGCCGCAATGGCTTACAAGTACCACGTTGGTCAGCCATTCGTTTATCCGCGCAACGACCTGAGCTATGCGGCAAACTTCCTGCACATGTGCTTTGCGGTCCCTTGCGAGGAATACAAGGTGAACCCGGTTCTGGCCCGCGCCATGGATCGCATCTTCATTCTTCACGCCGACCATGAGCAGAATGCATCGACCTCCACGGTTCGTCTGGCAGGTTCTTCGGGTGCAAATCCGTTTGCCTGTATCGCAGCCGGTATCGCTTGCCTCTGGGGGCCGGCACACGGCGGTGCCAACGAAGCAGCGCTCAACATGCTGTCGGAAATCGGCTCCGTGGATCGCATTCCGGAATATGTCGCTCGTGCCAAGGACAAGAACGACCCATTCCGTCTGATGGGCTTTGGTCACCGCGTCTACAAGAACTACGACCCGCGTGCGCGCATCATGCAGAAGACCACGCACGAAGTTCTCGGCGAGCTCGGCATCAAGGACGATCCGCTGCTGGACGTTGCCATGGAGCTGGAAAAAATCGCGCTCAACGACGAATATTTCGTCGAGAAGAAGTTGTACCCGAATATCGACTTCTATTCCGGTATCACGCTACGCGCGCTTGGCTTCCCGACCACGATGTTTACCGTTCTGTTCGCTCTGGCCCGTACCGTCGGCTGGATCGCCCAGTGGAAGGAAATGGTGGAAGATCCGTCCCAGCGCATCGGCCGTCCGCGTCAGCTCTACACTGGTGAGAAACTGCGCGACTACACGCCGATCGACCAGCGCCGCTAA
- a CDS encoding LpxI family protein: protein MNRADTGLEPRLALIAGNGSLPCQIAEALSSAGREFRIIAIKGEADERTRAQADTELGWGEIGRLYKFLKKTGCRDVLLIGGVSRRPDFTSILGDLGTLKRLPTIIRALAGGDDSLLTKVIRLFEVEGYRVVGIKDVAPQLLASSGVLGKVQPNQGDWRDAELALRATEKLGELDIGQAAIAVGGRVVALEGAEGTDAMLQRCAELKRIGRIRSKGRAGVLVKTAKPNQDLRVDLPTVGPMTIDLAAAAGLAGIAVEASGALIAEKDETLKKADNAGLFVIGIEHGTRFGVTLKGQSDERS from the coding sequence ATGAACAGGGCAGATACGGGACTGGAGCCACGCCTTGCACTGATCGCAGGCAATGGCAGTCTGCCCTGTCAGATCGCTGAAGCGCTCAGCAGCGCCGGACGTGAATTCAGGATTATCGCCATCAAGGGCGAGGCTGATGAACGCACGCGGGCGCAGGCCGATACCGAACTCGGCTGGGGTGAAATCGGCCGGCTTTACAAATTTCTGAAAAAGACGGGGTGCCGGGATGTGCTTCTGATCGGAGGTGTCTCCAGGCGCCCTGATTTCACGTCAATACTTGGCGATTTGGGCACCTTGAAGCGATTGCCGACGATTATCCGGGCACTGGCCGGCGGTGATGACAGTCTGTTGACCAAGGTGATCCGGCTGTTTGAAGTTGAGGGGTATCGCGTTGTGGGGATCAAGGATGTGGCGCCGCAACTGCTTGCCTCAAGTGGTGTGCTTGGCAAAGTTCAGCCGAACCAGGGAGACTGGCGGGACGCTGAGTTGGCCTTGCGGGCGACGGAAAAGCTCGGTGAACTCGATATCGGTCAGGCGGCGATTGCTGTTGGTGGGCGGGTCGTTGCGCTTGAGGGGGCAGAAGGGACCGACGCCATGCTGCAGCGCTGCGCGGAGCTCAAGCGCATTGGCAGGATCCGTTCCAAAGGCCGCGCGGGTGTCTTGGTAAAGACCGCAAAGCCGAACCAGGACTTGCGGGTGGATCTTCCAACCGTCGGCCCCATGACTATTGACCTCGCAGCTGCAGCAGGCCTTGCCGGCATTGCAGTTGAGGCGAGTGGCGCACTGATCGCGGAAAAGGACGAGACGCTCAAGAAGGCGGATAATGCCGGCCTTTTTGTCATCGGTATAGAGCACGGCACCAGGTTCGGGGTCACCTTAAAGGGACAATCGGACGAGCGTTCGTGA
- the fabZ gene encoding 3-hydroxyacyl-ACP dehydratase FabZ produces the protein MEDAENKTLASADIMRIMKLLPHRYPFLLIDKIIEMDGDNSCIGIKNVTINEPHFTGHFPERPVFPGVLLIEAMAQTAGALCVHARGDDAPPQLVYFMTIDKAKFRRPVEPGDQVHFHVKKIKQRSNIWKFDAVAKVDGNKVAEAEVSAMLVDA, from the coding sequence ATGGAAGACGCAGAAAACAAAACACTTGCCAGCGCAGACATCATGCGGATCATGAAGCTGCTGCCGCACAGGTATCCTTTTCTTCTGATCGACAAGATCATCGAGATGGATGGCGACAACAGCTGCATCGGCATCAAGAACGTCACCATCAACGAACCGCACTTCACCGGACATTTTCCGGAGCGGCCCGTTTTCCCGGGTGTTCTTCTAATCGAAGCCATGGCACAGACCGCCGGGGCCCTTTGCGTTCATGCCCGTGGTGACGATGCGCCGCCGCAGCTTGTCTATTTCATGACCATCGACAAGGCGAAGTTCCGCCGGCCTGTTGAGCCTGGTGATCAGGTTCATTTCCACGTCAAGAAGATCAAGCAACGCTCCAACATCTGGAAGTTTGACGCCGTTGCCAAGGTAGATGGCAACAAGGTCGCAGAAGCTGAAGTCAGCGCCATGCTGGTAGATGCGTGA
- a CDS encoding methyl-accepting chemotaxis protein, with translation MNFLKFASDLKFGVKVGGSFAAVVALTGIVGGVGAYSVLTLSERMEVAKQSTSAIAQLQNLASKKESFLSSQDLQTAEATISDIVVLSAELETLQNQLKADPEAQVPVAEAATAVKQFREAFEEVVGLTQTQTAKQQQLDGAVQNLEKISSEILGKALMARDGVSQDETNARKTLVLANKVGQAAAGFQEEALTLQNLFNAAANNAKQLSDIKDRVALLVPSAKQMAANSFDGVDPGKFQQLAAKTAELEQTLGKLTETKDYIAIFDLTDAAKAGFEQLVSDVKEIRSQANVAIDNVYAQADQINQRFYVVDSVADTVMQIEADANAVKAAAFYFMLSPSDTSQQTVTTGIEGLDKLASRLESSAKDFPAISDIVPAVKSSIDSFAASFSELASNQLQLAEQIYTMTELSQTVQTQITTISSNQSAAAQASSTSALGVISLALLTAILAGVGMAIALNFAVTRPLRRTTETMSRLAEGDTDVEIDGIGRGDEIGDMSRTMQVFRDNAVERLRLQSETEQDQHLRAERQARIEALISGFREKATEVLGSVAETAQTLDGTAQDLSAIASQNSSLADSTYGVTDEATQNVQTVASAAEELAASIQEISRQVNQTTQVVDRATEGTQVTNEKVQSLSTAATKIGEVVNLIQAIAEQTNLLALNATIEAARAGEAGKGFAVVAAEVKELATQTSKATEEISSQISEIQNATKDAVVAIEAITQTMEEVNEYTSTIAAAVEQQGAATSEISVNVQRAAEGTGSVKTNMSDLSQAVAQTSQNANLVLGASSELSQKTDILKNEVGHFLDNVANA, from the coding sequence ATGAATTTCCTGAAGTTCGCTTCTGACTTGAAGTTTGGGGTAAAAGTCGGCGGTAGTTTTGCTGCCGTTGTTGCCCTTACGGGCATTGTAGGTGGTGTTGGCGCATACAGCGTCTTGACCCTCTCGGAGCGCATGGAGGTTGCCAAACAGTCAACTTCCGCCATTGCCCAGTTGCAAAACCTGGCAAGCAAGAAGGAAAGCTTCCTGTCCTCACAGGACCTTCAGACAGCTGAGGCAACAATCTCCGACATCGTTGTGTTGAGTGCCGAACTTGAAACGCTCCAGAACCAGCTTAAGGCTGATCCCGAAGCTCAGGTTCCCGTCGCTGAAGCAGCTACCGCTGTAAAGCAATTCCGTGAGGCTTTCGAAGAGGTCGTCGGCCTGACGCAGACACAGACCGCAAAGCAACAGCAACTTGATGGCGCTGTGCAAAATCTTGAGAAGATCTCTTCGGAGATCCTCGGCAAGGCCCTGATGGCGCGAGACGGCGTCAGCCAGGACGAGACAAACGCACGCAAGACGCTGGTGCTCGCCAACAAGGTGGGCCAGGCTGCCGCCGGTTTCCAGGAAGAGGCGCTTACCCTTCAAAATCTTTTCAACGCTGCAGCCAACAACGCCAAGCAGCTTTCAGACATCAAGGATCGGGTTGCCCTGCTTGTGCCTTCTGCCAAGCAGATGGCAGCAAACAGCTTTGACGGCGTCGACCCGGGCAAGTTCCAGCAGCTTGCCGCCAAAACAGCCGAACTGGAGCAGACACTCGGCAAACTGACCGAGACGAAGGACTACATTGCGATCTTCGACCTGACAGATGCCGCCAAGGCAGGGTTCGAGCAGCTTGTTTCCGATGTGAAGGAAATCCGTTCACAGGCAAATGTGGCCATCGACAATGTCTATGCACAGGCTGACCAGATCAACCAGCGTTTCTATGTCGTCGACAGTGTCGCGGACACGGTTATGCAGATCGAGGCAGACGCAAACGCAGTAAAGGCCGCCGCGTTCTACTTCATGCTGTCGCCGAGCGACACGTCTCAGCAGACCGTGACAACCGGTATCGAGGGCCTCGACAAACTGGCGTCCCGGCTCGAATCGAGCGCCAAGGACTTCCCGGCGATCTCCGACATCGTTCCGGCTGTGAAGAGCTCTATCGACAGCTTCGCTGCGAGTTTTTCCGAACTGGCTTCAAACCAGCTTCAGCTCGCCGAACAGATCTACACCATGACGGAACTGTCTCAGACAGTGCAAACGCAAATCACCACCATCTCCTCCAATCAGAGCGCTGCTGCACAAGCCTCCAGCACCAGCGCACTTGGCGTTATCAGCCTCGCCCTTCTGACAGCCATCCTGGCGGGCGTTGGAATGGCTATCGCACTCAACTTCGCGGTAACACGCCCTCTCCGCCGGACCACCGAAACCATGTCCCGCCTGGCGGAAGGTGACACGGATGTCGAGATCGACGGTATCGGGCGCGGTGACGAGATTGGCGACATGAGCCGAACCATGCAGGTCTTCCGCGACAACGCTGTTGAGCGACTGCGCCTGCAGTCGGAAACAGAGCAAGACCAGCACCTGCGTGCAGAGCGGCAAGCCCGCATTGAGGCTCTGATTTCCGGTTTCCGTGAGAAAGCGACAGAAGTCCTGGGCTCCGTTGCAGAAACGGCACAGACACTTGATGGCACCGCTCAGGATCTCAGCGCTATCGCCAGCCAGAACTCCAGCCTTGCCGATAGCACCTATGGTGTAACCGACGAAGCGACACAGAACGTTCAGACGGTTGCAAGCGCCGCAGAGGAGCTTGCCGCTTCTATTCAGGAAATCTCCCGTCAGGTGAACCAGACCACGCAGGTTGTCGATCGGGCAACCGAAGGCACACAGGTCACCAACGAAAAGGTTCAAAGCCTTTCGACAGCAGCCACCAAGATCGGCGAAGTCGTCAACCTGATCCAGGCGATCGCAGAGCAGACCAATCTCCTGGCCCTCAATGCAACGATCGAAGCCGCACGCGCCGGCGAGGCCGGCAAGGGTTTTGCAGTCGTTGCCGCCGAAGTAAAGGAACTGGCAACCCAGACGTCCAAGGCCACTGAGGAAATCAGCTCGCAGATCTCCGAAATCCAGAACGCAACCAAGGACGCCGTTGTCGCAATTGAGGCGATCACACAGACTATGGAAGAGGTCAACGAATACACCTCGACCATTGCAGCGGCAGTCGAACAGCAAGGTGCTGCAACGAGCGAAATCTCGGTCAACGTTCAGCGGGCTGCCGAGGGCACAGGTTCCGTAAAGACCAACATGTCGGATCTATCGCAGGCAGTCGCCCAGACCAGTCAGAACGCCAATCTGGTTCTCGGCGCTTCAAGCGAATTGTCGCAGAAAACCGATATTCTGAAGAATGAAGTCGGGCATTTCCTGGACAACGTAGCCAACGCCTGA
- the lpxA gene encoding acyl-ACP--UDP-N-acetylglucosamine O-acyltransferase, whose translation MTDIHPTAIVEDGAVIGEGVRIGPYSTVGPNVKLADGVILESHVVVTGHTSVGAKTHIFPFASIGHKPQDLKFAGEVSFLEIGANNQIREHVTMSPGTEGGGGYTRVGDNCLFMMSSHVGHDCQVGNHAILANNATLAGHVELDDFVILGGLSAVRQWSRIGTGAIVGGMTGVEFDVIPYGSVIGDRARLAGLNLVGLKRKGLPREQIHALRAAYRALFESTEGTLRSRAEAVAAEGADQPLVKTVTDFILEKEDRRFCTPRSED comes from the coding sequence ATGACTGACATACATCCAACGGCCATAGTCGAAGACGGGGCCGTAATCGGCGAGGGCGTTCGAATCGGGCCTTATTCTACAGTTGGCCCGAACGTGAAACTTGCTGACGGAGTTATCCTGGAGTCGCATGTCGTCGTCACGGGCCACACGAGTGTGGGTGCCAAAACGCATATCTTTCCCTTCGCCAGCATTGGTCACAAGCCACAAGATCTCAAGTTTGCGGGTGAAGTGAGCTTTCTGGAAATCGGCGCCAACAATCAGATCCGTGAACATGTCACCATGAGCCCCGGTACGGAAGGTGGCGGTGGCTATACCAGGGTCGGTGACAATTGCCTGTTCATGATGAGCTCGCATGTCGGCCACGATTGTCAGGTTGGCAATCACGCAATTCTGGCGAACAACGCCACGCTTGCAGGTCACGTCGAGCTTGACGACTTCGTCATTCTGGGCGGCTTGAGTGCGGTCCGGCAATGGTCTCGCATTGGAACCGGTGCGATTGTCGGCGGAATGACCGGGGTCGAATTCGATGTCATTCCCTATGGTTCCGTGATCGGTGACCGCGCACGTCTTGCCGGTCTCAATCTGGTTGGTCTCAAGCGCAAGGGCTTGCCTCGGGAGCAGATCCACGCTTTGCGGGCAGCTTATCGCGCGCTGTTTGAGAGCACCGAAGGAACCTTGCGCAGCCGGGCGGAAGCTGTTGCTGCAGAAGGTGCCGATCAGCCCCTGGTCAAGACGGTTACCGACTTCATCCTTGAAAAGGAAGACCGCCGGTTCTGTACACCGCGCAGCGAAGACTGA